One segment of Candidatus Hydrogenedentota bacterium DNA contains the following:
- a CDS encoding MBL fold metallo-hydrolase, which yields MKTLATEIDDTRVPEGGVALWWLAQAGFVFKNAAGKVIYVDPYLSNVVEKAFGFKRLSLAPIAAEDVRADWLVSSHEHLDHLDTDALPVIASNNPACRFAGTIACVPEYEKMGIMPDRRILLEAGACYELDGVKVHTARADHGDLSPTALSLLFDFGGVRVLYTADTALNIPLMQPLIDRKPDVLLTCINGRFGNLDAEQAAELTTLIAPRVVVPCHFWMFKEHNGDPESFIQACSRRCPHVPVRLLTPGEGFRCTTQDIAAIRPVS from the coding sequence ATGAAGACACTCGCAACCGAAATAGACGACACACGCGTGCCAGAGGGCGGCGTGGCCCTGTGGTGGCTTGCGCAAGCGGGATTCGTATTCAAGAATGCCGCGGGCAAGGTCATCTATGTAGACCCGTACCTCTCCAACGTCGTGGAGAAGGCATTCGGCTTCAAGCGGCTTTCGCTCGCGCCAATCGCGGCGGAGGACGTGCGCGCCGACTGGCTTGTGAGTTCGCACGAGCACCTCGATCACCTCGACACAGATGCGTTGCCCGTGATCGCGAGCAACAACCCGGCGTGCCGGTTTGCGGGCACCATCGCGTGTGTTCCCGAGTACGAGAAGATGGGCATTATGCCGGATCGCCGTATCCTGCTGGAGGCAGGCGCGTGCTACGAACTGGATGGTGTGAAGGTGCACACCGCACGCGCGGACCACGGCGATCTCTCGCCGACGGCGCTTTCGCTGCTCTTCGATTTCGGCGGTGTGCGCGTACTGTACACGGCGGATACGGCACTTAATATCCCGTTGATGCAGCCACTGATCGACCGCAAGCCCGATGTCCTTCTGACATGTATCAACGGCCGCTTCGGAAATCTCGATGCCGAGCAGGCCGCGGAACTCACGACGCTCATAGCGCCACGCGTCGTTGTCCCCTGTCACTTCTGGATGTTCAAGGAGCACAACGGCGATCCGGAATCGTTCATCCAAGCATGCAGCCGGCGGTGTCCGCACGTTCCCGTGCGGTTATTGACTCCCGGTGAAGGTTTTCGTTGTACAACACAAGACATTGCGGCGATCCGCCCGGTGTCGTAG
- a CDS encoding bifunctional 4-hydroxy-2-oxoglutarate aldolase/2-dehydro-3-deoxy-phosphogluconate aldolase produces the protein MNKEVLLKRIHEEWLVLILRGDTPKQTEETFDALIEGGATLLEVPFTTEGAPGIIRRLRERHGDRIVVSAGTVTTREQAKAAIDNGAQGIVSPNLYAPVVEEAVNANVVSAPGCFSPSEVADAMRMGADLIKLFPCDMVGPRFVYFMQGPFPGVRIMPAGSITIHNMNDYYAVGAYAGVAGVTTEMPLADAVKNRRFTEITDCAREWTAAVRRMKAGESTS, from the coding sequence GTGAACAAAGAAGTACTGCTGAAACGTATTCATGAGGAGTGGTTGGTCCTTATTCTGCGGGGCGACACGCCCAAGCAGACGGAAGAGACATTCGATGCGCTGATTGAAGGCGGCGCGACGCTCCTGGAAGTTCCATTCACAACCGAGGGCGCGCCGGGGATTATCCGGCGATTGCGCGAGCGGCACGGCGACCGCATCGTTGTTTCCGCGGGAACGGTCACGACGCGCGAGCAAGCGAAGGCGGCCATCGATAATGGCGCGCAGGGCATTGTGTCGCCGAACCTGTATGCGCCGGTGGTGGAAGAAGCAGTGAACGCGAACGTTGTGTCTGCGCCCGGCTGCTTCTCGCCCAGCGAAGTTGCCGATGCCATGCGCATGGGCGCGGATCTCATCAAACTCTTTCCGTGCGACATGGTTGGACCGCGATTCGTCTACTTCATGCAGGGACCGTTCCCGGGTGTGCGCATCATGCCCGCGGGCAGTATTACCATCCACAACATGAACGACTACTATGCCGTCGGCGCATACGCCGGCGTTGCGGGCGTGACTACCGAGATGCCTTTGGCGGACGCTGTCAAAAACCGGCGCTTCACGGAGATCACAGATTGCGCGCGGGAATGGACGGCCGCAGTGCGACGTATGAAAGCAGGGGAGAGCACGTCTTGA
- a CDS encoding sugar kinase, with the protein MNSKSDKAVVTFGELLLRLDPPAFQRCTQAETFTARYTGAEANVAASLAEFGIEAYAVSKVPEHEIGQACVNYLRRFGIRTDFIVRGGDRLGILYVETGFSQRPSNVIYDRNHSSIREVTTSEFDWKAILSGKQWFHFSGTAPALGANVVAVLEDALDAARAVGVVASCDCNYRSKLWSPEEAGRVLSRLMGRVDVLICGIEDARKLFGIEAPAGLAGDEAAHSAYVAGQLRDRFGCSHVAMTLRGGQSASLTQYAGMLSGRDGNGFSKTYEIEVVDRVGAGDAFAAGIIYKLLLGASVQDAVEFAAASACLKHTIPGDFNLVSLAEVEQLLAGGQGGRVQR; encoded by the coding sequence ATGAACTCGAAATCGGATAAGGCCGTAGTTACGTTTGGCGAGTTGCTGTTGCGGCTCGACCCGCCCGCATTTCAGCGATGCACCCAGGCAGAGACGTTCACCGCGCGCTATACCGGCGCGGAGGCGAACGTGGCCGCTTCGCTCGCCGAATTTGGCATCGAAGCCTATGCCGTATCCAAAGTGCCCGAACACGAGATTGGGCAGGCCTGTGTGAATTACCTGCGCCGGTTCGGCATACGCACGGACTTTATTGTGCGCGGGGGCGATCGCCTTGGCATTCTTTACGTGGAAACCGGGTTTTCGCAGCGCCCATCCAACGTGATTTACGACCGCAACCACAGCAGCATTCGCGAGGTGACTACGTCCGAGTTTGACTGGAAGGCCATTCTTTCGGGCAAACAGTGGTTCCATTTCTCGGGTACCGCGCCCGCACTCGGCGCGAACGTCGTTGCCGTACTCGAAGACGCATTGGATGCGGCGCGGGCTGTTGGGGTTGTCGCAAGCTGTGACTGCAATTACCGCAGCAAGCTGTGGAGTCCCGAGGAGGCCGGCCGCGTACTCTCCAGATTGATGGGACGTGTAGACGTTCTCATTTGCGGCATTGAAGACGCGCGAAAGTTGTTTGGAATCGAAGCGCCGGCGGGACTTGCTGGCGACGAGGCGGCGCATAGCGCCTATGTCGCCGGGCAATTGCGCGACCGATTTGGCTGCTCGCACGTCGCCATGACGCTGCGCGGAGGGCAGTCGGCATCGCTGACGCAGTATGCGGGAATGCTCAGCGGTCGTGATGGAAACGGTTTCAGCAAGACATACGAAATAGAAGTCGTTGACCGCGTTGGAGCCGGAGACGCGTTTGCGGCGGGCATCATCTATAAGCTGCTGCTGGGCGCGTCCGTTCAGGATGCTGTCGAGTTTGCCGCCGCATCCGCATGTCTCAAGCACACGATACCCGGTGACTTCAATTTGGTGAGTCTTGCCGAAGTAGAGCAATTGCTCGCGGGCGGCCAGGGTGGCCGCGTACAGCGTTGA
- a CDS encoding alpha-ketoacid dehydrogenase subunit beta translates to MSRRIRFVEALREGMRQEMERDPSVFVMGEGVGPHGSAFKQTDGLCAQFGEERLRDTPISELAIAGTAVGAALLGMRPIADLMWIDFSMLAMDQICNQAAKLRYISNGQVQVPVVYRMSTGKSKSNAAHHSGSFYSWFINTPGLKVVLPSTPHDAKGLIIAAIRDNDPVIYLEHKLLFNTRGEVPEEPYEVPIGVAEVKREGKDLTIVTNGAMVGFSLTAAETLEKEGVSVEVIDLRTLMPYDGEAVLTSVRKTGRLLVVEEGFRFCGLGSEIIAHTVENAMDALRVPPKQLTTMHTTIPFSPPLEDYVFPNPERVVDAVRAMMSA, encoded by the coding sequence ATGAGCAGAAGGATACGTTTTGTCGAGGCGCTGCGTGAAGGCATGCGCCAGGAGATGGAACGCGACCCCTCGGTCTTCGTGATGGGCGAAGGCGTGGGGCCGCACGGTAGCGCGTTTAAGCAGACGGACGGCTTGTGCGCCCAGTTTGGCGAGGAGCGCCTGCGTGATACGCCGATTTCGGAGCTGGCCATTGCGGGAACAGCCGTGGGCGCGGCCTTGTTGGGGATGCGGCCCATCGCCGATCTGATGTGGATCGATTTCTCCATGCTCGCCATGGACCAGATCTGCAATCAGGCAGCCAAGCTTCGCTATATCTCGAACGGCCAGGTACAGGTGCCGGTTGTCTACCGCATGTCGACGGGCAAATCGAAGTCGAATGCCGCGCATCATTCCGGCTCATTCTACTCGTGGTTCATCAACACGCCGGGCTTGAAGGTGGTGCTGCCGAGCACGCCCCACGATGCAAAGGGACTCATTATCGCGGCGATTCGTGATAATGACCCCGTCATCTATCTCGAACACAAACTTCTCTTTAACACACGCGGCGAAGTCCCTGAGGAACCCTATGAGGTTCCGATTGGAGTCGCCGAGGTGAAACGCGAGGGAAAGGACCTCACTATCGTGACGAACGGGGCCATGGTCGGATTCAGTCTGACGGCCGCCGAAACGTTGGAAAAGGAAGGTGTGTCTGTCGAGGTGATCGATTTGCGCACGCTGATGCCCTACGACGGGGAAGCGGTTCTCACGTCGGTTCGCAAGACGGGTCGCCTTCTAGTTGTTGAGGAAGGTTTTCGATTCTGCGGACTTGGGTCCGAGATCATCGCGCATACGGTGGAGAACGCGATGGATGCGCTGCGCGTTCCGCCGAAGCAACTCACAACGATGCACACAACAATACCTTTCAGCCCACCCTTGGAGGATTATGTGTTTCCCAACCCCGAGCGCGTCGTGGATGCCGTGCGCGCCATGATGAGCGCTTAG
- a CDS encoding thiamine pyrophosphate-dependent dehydrogenase E1 component subunit alpha produces MDKTTKIRLLDTMLRIRKAELQLAILYKNGKVPCAAHLYEGQEAIAAGICDHLTHNDCLTSTHRGHGHCIAKGMDMKEMVAEVCARKTGCCSGKGGTMHLFKPEIGVMGTIGIVGAGIPIAAGLALAMKMKKTDHVAVSFFGDGAVNNGAFHESLNLASLWKLPVIFVCENNHYATSVAVWRSTSIHKIGDRAAAYEMPGYSVDGNCVDKVYEAMGTAVKRARAGEGPTLIDCETYRVRGHYEGDDALYRKKEEVVEARKHDPIEYWKHELITEGVLTEQEFEDMVAKADAEAEAAGAFAIESPFPEPEEALMLTAKG; encoded by the coding sequence ATGGATAAGACAACCAAAATCCGGCTGCTTGACACGATGCTGCGGATCCGCAAGGCGGAGTTGCAGTTGGCAATTCTCTACAAGAACGGCAAGGTGCCGTGCGCGGCGCACCTCTACGAGGGACAAGAGGCGATAGCCGCGGGCATCTGCGATCACCTCACACACAACGATTGTCTCACGAGTACCCATCGCGGACACGGACACTGCATCGCGAAGGGCATGGACATGAAGGAAATGGTCGCCGAGGTGTGCGCGCGCAAGACCGGTTGTTGCAGCGGTAAAGGCGGCACGATGCACCTGTTCAAGCCGGAGATCGGCGTTATGGGCACCATCGGCATTGTCGGTGCGGGCATTCCAATCGCCGCGGGACTCGCGCTTGCCATGAAGATGAAGAAGACCGATCACGTCGCGGTGAGTTTCTTCGGCGACGGCGCCGTTAACAACGGCGCGTTTCACGAGAGCCTTAATCTCGCGTCGCTTTGGAAGCTGCCCGTCATATTCGTTTGTGAGAACAACCACTACGCAACCTCCGTGGCCGTATGGCGATCCACGTCCATCCACAAGATCGGCGACCGCGCGGCGGCCTACGAAATGCCCGGCTACAGTGTTGATGGCAATTGTGTCGACAAGGTCTACGAAGCAATGGGCACCGCCGTGAAGCGCGCGCGCGCAGGCGAAGGTCCGACGCTTATCGATTGCGAGACCTATCGCGTGCGCGGGCACTACGAAGGTGACGACGCCCTCTATCGCAAGAAGGAAGAAGTGGTGGAAGCGCGCAAGCATGACCCCATCGAATACTGGAAGCATGAATTGATAACAGAAGGTGTTCTTACTGAGCAGGAATTCGAGGACATGGTTGCCAAGGCAGACGCCGAGGCGGAAGCCGCCGGCGCTTTTGCGATTGAGAGTCCCTTCCCAGAGCCAGAAGAAGCCTTGATGCTCACCGCCAAAGGATAG
- a CDS encoding C-terminal binding protein gives MKKVIITDHGFPNIDFERRIIESAGFELETVQPICKTEDDVIRTCGNADVLLVQWAPVTRRVLEALPNVRCIVRYGVGVNNFDLEAAKDLKVVAANVPDFCVEEVANHALAMILSLCRRIPQDHAQILQGGWGVNPFRPIPAPTDLTLGLVSFGKIARNLARKAAAFGFNIVAHDPFLKPEAFAECNVKPVGFKELLAKSDIVSLHCPLVNETTHLMNKDTLAEMKRGAILINTSRGPVVDEPALIEALRSGQLGGAGLDVFEVEPLPAGSPLREFNNVILTSHAASVSEKAVDMLQTKAAEAARDFLLGKDPVSRLV, from the coding sequence GTGAAGAAAGTCATCATTACCGATCATGGATTCCCAAACATCGACTTCGAACGCAGGATCATCGAGTCGGCGGGATTTGAACTCGAGACCGTTCAACCCATCTGTAAGACGGAAGACGATGTCATTCGCACGTGTGGCAATGCCGACGTGCTTCTCGTCCAGTGGGCGCCTGTCACGCGGCGCGTGCTTGAAGCGTTGCCAAATGTGCGCTGCATCGTGCGGTATGGTGTCGGCGTCAACAACTTCGATCTCGAAGCCGCGAAGGACCTCAAGGTCGTGGCGGCAAACGTGCCCGACTTCTGCGTCGAAGAAGTCGCAAACCACGCGCTGGCCATGATTCTCTCGCTGTGCCGGCGCATACCGCAGGACCACGCTCAGATCCTTCAGGGCGGCTGGGGCGTGAACCCGTTTCGGCCGATTCCCGCCCCGACCGATCTGACCCTGGGGTTGGTGAGCTTTGGCAAGATAGCCAGGAATCTCGCGCGCAAGGCTGCCGCGTTTGGATTCAACATTGTGGCGCATGATCCCTTCCTCAAGCCGGAAGCCTTTGCGGAATGCAACGTCAAGCCGGTTGGGTTCAAGGAACTCCTGGCCAAGTCGGACATCGTTTCGCTGCACTGTCCGCTCGTCAACGAGACGACGCATTTGATGAACAAAGATACGCTGGCCGAGATGAAGCGCGGCGCCATTTTGATCAACACGTCGCGCGGACCGGTCGTTGACGAGCCTGCGTTGATTGAAGCCCTGAGATCAGGTCAGCTTGGCGGCGCGGGGCTGGACGTGTTCGAAGTCGAGCCGCTACCCGCTGGCAGTCCGTTGCGCGAATTCAACAACGTGATACTTACAAGCCACGCCGCATCGGTGTCGGAGAAGGCCGTGGACATGCTTCAGACGAAAGCGGCCGAGGCGGCACGCGATTTTCTGCTTGGCAAAGACCCCGTCTCGCGGCTTGTGTAA
- a CDS encoding fumarylacetoacetate hydrolase family protein — MKFVRFTSAGHPKGVYGLVGDQGEIRVLKGGLFDKPEPTGEVLAEKDIVRYLAPVDPPNILCVGRNYREHAAETADELPSAPLLFIKATSALNAHECDVVIPAIAPEFIDYEGELVAIIGKAAKNVSVEDALSYVFGYSCGNDVSARDCQKSDGQWARAKSVDTFAPIGPYVVTDVDVSDVRVRMLLNGEEMQNQSTKDMVFSVAYLVSYFSKTMTLLPGTVLYTGTPSGIGLARKPPRLLRPGDVCEVVIDKVGTLRNRMVASS, encoded by the coding sequence ATGAAGTTTGTTCGATTCACAAGTGCGGGGCATCCCAAAGGCGTTTATGGTTTGGTGGGTGACCAGGGTGAGATACGTGTCCTGAAAGGCGGCTTGTTCGATAAACCGGAACCGACGGGTGAGGTCCTTGCCGAAAAAGACATCGTCCGTTACCTAGCCCCAGTCGATCCTCCCAACATACTTTGTGTAGGCCGCAACTATCGCGAACACGCCGCGGAAACGGCGGACGAACTGCCATCGGCACCTTTGCTGTTCATCAAGGCCACTTCGGCCTTGAATGCGCACGAATGCGACGTCGTCATCCCCGCAATAGCTCCCGAGTTCATCGATTACGAGGGAGAGCTGGTAGCCATCATCGGCAAAGCGGCGAAGAACGTCTCTGTCGAAGATGCGCTGAGCTATGTCTTTGGCTACTCCTGCGGTAACGACGTCTCGGCGCGCGATTGTCAGAAGAGCGATGGACAATGGGCGCGCGCGAAGAGCGTAGACACCTTTGCCCCCATCGGCCCCTACGTGGTCACGGACGTGGACGTGAGCGACGTGCGCGTGCGCATGCTCTTGAACGGCGAGGAAATGCAGAACCAGTCGACCAAGGACATGGTATTCAGCGTCGCATATCTTGTCAGCTATTTCAGCAAAACGATGACCTTGCTTCCCGGAACGGTGTTGTACACCGGTACGCCGAGCGGCATCGGCCTTGCCCGCAAACCGCCCCGGCTGCTTCGCCCCGGCGACGTGTGTGAGGTCGTTATCGACAAGGTGGGAACGCTTCGCAACCGGATGGTGGCCAGTTCATAA
- a CDS encoding Ldh family oxidoreductase: MNVRAADLKALVESIFAGRGLSARDAGVMADCLVHANLRGTDSHGVMRIPHYVSRVDAGSINPRPNTVIEQTGPATATVDGDHGFGPVTTWDAMGVAIDLARDAGVAFVGVNHSNHCGALSFFAHRAMDAGMIGFVFTQTDKGVVPFGGRLPFFGSNPLCIGVPTRSGSPVVLDMATSTVAGGHVYKARMENRPIPPTWALDSDGKPTTDPHKATFWTPAAGAKGYGLGAVIDVLTGLLSGGAFGPNIPIMYGDLDKKRNLCHLVGALDYHRFAGGDTFRDQVAAMVTALHAAPTAEGFERVLAPGEPEYLRSLERSESGIPLDEQLWNELNALAPK, translated from the coding sequence ATGAACGTACGTGCTGCCGACCTCAAAGCGCTTGTGGAATCGATTTTTGCCGGCCGTGGATTGTCTGCGCGCGACGCAGGCGTTATGGCCGATTGTCTGGTGCATGCGAACCTGCGAGGCACGGATTCGCACGGCGTCATGCGTATTCCTCACTACGTTTCGCGTGTCGATGCTGGATCCATCAATCCACGGCCCAATACCGTCATTGAGCAAACGGGTCCCGCTACGGCGACCGTTGACGGGGACCACGGGTTTGGTCCCGTCACGACGTGGGACGCGATGGGTGTTGCGATTGATCTCGCGCGTGACGCGGGTGTTGCGTTCGTGGGCGTCAATCACAGCAACCATTGCGGGGCACTGTCATTCTTTGCGCACCGCGCCATGGATGCCGGAATGATCGGATTCGTCTTTACGCAGACCGACAAAGGTGTTGTGCCCTTCGGCGGCCGATTGCCGTTCTTCGGGTCGAACCCGCTGTGTATCGGGGTGCCGACGCGATCGGGATCGCCGGTTGTTCTGGACATGGCCACAAGCACCGTCGCGGGCGGGCATGTCTACAAAGCGCGGATGGAGAACAGACCGATTCCGCCTACGTGGGCGCTGGACAGCGATGGCAAGCCCACGACCGATCCGCACAAGGCCACTTTCTGGACGCCCGCGGCCGGAGCCAAGGGATACGGCCTTGGGGCTGTCATTGACGTGCTGACCGGCCTGCTCTCCGGCGGAGCATTCGGTCCGAACATTCCGATCATGTACGGTGACCTCGACAAGAAACGTAATCTGTGCCACCTGGTCGGAGCGTTGGACTATCACCGGTTCGCGGGCGGTGATACGTTTCGCGATCAAGTCGCGGCGATGGTTACGGCATTGCACGCCGCACCCACGGCCGAAGGTTTCGAGCGCGTGCTGGCTCCGGGCGAACCGGAGTACTTGCGATCGCTTGAGCGCTCTGAGAGCGGCATACCCTTGGACGAGCAACTCTGGAACGAACTGAACGCGCTGGCCCCAAAGTAG